In a genomic window of Amycolatopsis japonica:
- a CDS encoding PDR/VanB family oxidoreductase, which produces MTRPLRLDGSGRTDRAMASLTGVVALYRRLSGVSGRRRPPVVAVDRDLPLVVDDLRAQADGVAVLRLVHERGEPLPRWRPGAHIDLSPRPGLVRQYSLCGDPDDRSAYRVGVRLLGEGSTAMHALKKGARITGRGPRNAFPFVESPAYLFIAGGIGITPILPMVRQAAASGADWRLVYTGRDEASMPFLEELSEFGDRVWIRPDTDYGIPASGEELLEGAPKSAPIYCCGPVPMIMNVRTDAALRDSGPVFFERFSTPPIVGGKPFRVELARSGVTLDVPADRSTLDVLRETVPGIAYSCRQGFCGTCELPTVTGDRVRVCVEREPVTLDL; this is translated from the coding sequence ACCGCGCGATGGCGTCGCTGACCGGTGTCGTCGCGCTCTACCGCAGGCTCAGCGGGGTGAGCGGCCGTCGCCGTCCGCCTGTGGTCGCCGTCGACCGTGACCTCCCGCTGGTCGTCGACGACCTCCGCGCCCAGGCGGACGGCGTCGCCGTCCTGCGGCTGGTGCACGAACGCGGCGAGCCGCTGCCCCGGTGGCGGCCCGGCGCGCACATCGATCTCTCGCCGCGACCGGGTCTGGTCCGGCAGTACTCCCTGTGCGGCGATCCGGACGACCGCTCGGCCTACCGCGTCGGAGTCCGCTTGCTCGGCGAGGGATCGACGGCGATGCACGCGCTGAAGAAGGGTGCGCGGATCACCGGGCGCGGCCCGCGCAACGCCTTCCCGTTCGTCGAGAGCCCGGCGTATCTGTTCATCGCGGGCGGAATCGGGATCACGCCGATCCTGCCGATGGTGCGGCAGGCAGCCGCTTCCGGAGCGGATTGGCGACTGGTCTACACCGGTCGCGACGAGGCCTCGATGCCGTTCTTGGAGGAATTGTCCGAATTCGGCGACCGCGTTTGGATCCGGCCGGACACGGACTACGGGATCCCCGCGTCGGGCGAGGAATTGCTCGAAGGGGCACCGAAGAGTGCCCCGATCTACTGCTGCGGCCCGGTTCCGATGATCATGAACGTCCGCACGGACGCGGCACTGCGCGACTCGGGACCCGTGTTCTTCGAACGGTTCTCGACGCCGCCGATCGTCGGCGGCAAGCCGTTCCGCGTCGAACTCGCGCGCAGCGGCGTGACCCTGGACGTGCCCGCCGACCGGTCGACGCTCGACGTCCTGCGCGAGACCGTGCCCGGTATCGCTTATTCGTGCCGCCAGGGGTTTTGCGGGACGTGCGAACTGCCGACGGTGACCGGCGACCGCGTCCGGGTCTGCGTCGAACGCGAGCCGGTCACCCTCGATCTCTGA
- a CDS encoding YciI family protein, translating into MAWFLVEITYVQEKLADVRPRHRKFLTDLADQGVVALGGPLGDGSGGISMYQAADEAALMEIIDQDPYHLEGVVAKRTVREFKPVIGAWVPKED; encoded by the coding sequence ATGGCCTGGTTCCTGGTGGAGATCACGTACGTGCAGGAGAAGCTGGCGGACGTGCGTCCCCGGCACCGGAAGTTCCTCACCGACCTCGCCGACCAGGGCGTCGTCGCGCTCGGCGGCCCGCTGGGCGACGGCTCCGGTGGCATCTCGATGTACCAGGCGGCCGACGAGGCGGCGTTGATGGAGATCATCGACCAGGACCCGTACCACCTCGAAGGGGTCGTGGCGAAGCGGACCGTGCGCGAGTTCAAGCCGGTGATCGGCGCCTGGGTCCCCAAGGAAGACTGA
- a CDS encoding SigE family RNA polymerase sigma factor: MLEGNAERSVEATLGHLRTMDGPVTPPPPAAPLTLEDLYRQHRMRLVRLAILLVDEPATAEDVVQEAFTGLHRNWGRLRDAAAAVGYLRTAVVNGSRSVLRRRKTAREYVAPHAVNARSAESLAMLSSEHQAVVSALSKLPPRQREVLVLRYYGGLSEAEISEAAGISKGTVKSTASRALEALQKAMQSPN, encoded by the coding sequence ATGCTCGAGGGCAATGCGGAACGCAGTGTCGAGGCGACCCTCGGCCACTTGCGCACCATGGACGGACCGGTCACGCCACCGCCGCCTGCGGCACCGCTGACCCTTGAGGATCTCTATCGCCAGCACCGGATGCGGCTCGTCCGGCTGGCCATCCTGCTCGTGGACGAACCGGCGACCGCCGAAGACGTCGTCCAGGAGGCCTTCACCGGGCTGCACCGCAACTGGGGGCGCCTGCGCGACGCCGCCGCGGCCGTCGGATACCTGCGCACCGCCGTGGTCAACGGCTCACGCAGCGTGCTGCGCCGCCGCAAGACCGCGCGCGAGTACGTCGCGCCGCACGCCGTCAACGCGCGTTCGGCCGAAAGCCTCGCCATGCTGTCGAGTGAACATCAGGCCGTTGTGAGCGCTTTGTCCAAACTGCCCCCTCGCCAGCGCGAGGTTTTGGTCCTCCGTTACTACGGTGGGCTGAGTGAGGCCGAAATCTCGGAGGCCGCCGGGATTTCGAAAGGTACCGTTAAGTCAACCGCCAGCCGGGCGCTCGAAGCACTGCAGAAAGCGATGCAGTCACCGAACTGA
- the nagA gene encoding N-acetylglucosamine-6-phosphate deacetylase, with protein sequence MIAGGRVVAPDRVLDDGWLAIAGGKIVQVGSGTPPDIGSADYVDVEGGLVVPGFVDTHCHGGGGGSFSSANPEELFRAVRAHRRHGTTTMLGSLVSDPIPVLRDQIAALRELVQEGELAGIHLEGPFISKARCGAHDPATLIEPDTATVNALLGAGRGDIRMVTLAPELHGGIKAVRQLAESGVIAAIGHTDGVEDQIIPAIDAGASVATHLFNAMRPLHHREPGPIGALLDDERITVELICDLVHVHPTVLRLAAHHAGKGRTVLITDAMSATDAADGSYILGRLEVDVRDGVATLAGNGSLAGSTLTMDAAFRNLVRGAGIDLLDAVRATSGRPAELLGIADRTGSLRAGLAADLVVLDRDLRPVKVLRQGKWVEDDAAATLSSAIEGGVSVSDG encoded by the coding sequence GTGATCGCGGGCGGCCGGGTCGTCGCCCCGGACCGTGTACTCGACGACGGCTGGCTGGCTATCGCCGGCGGCAAGATCGTCCAAGTCGGTTCCGGGACACCCCCGGACATCGGCAGTGCCGACTATGTGGACGTCGAGGGCGGCCTGGTCGTCCCGGGCTTCGTCGACACCCATTGCCACGGCGGTGGGGGCGGATCGTTCTCCAGCGCGAACCCCGAGGAGCTGTTCCGCGCGGTCCGCGCGCACCGGCGACACGGGACCACGACGATGCTCGGCAGTCTGGTCTCGGACCCCATCCCGGTGCTCAGGGACCAGATCGCGGCCCTTCGTGAGCTGGTCCAAGAGGGTGAACTTGCCGGAATTCACCTTGAAGGACCCTTCATCTCGAAGGCGCGCTGCGGGGCGCACGACCCGGCGACGCTGATCGAGCCGGACACGGCGACGGTCAACGCGTTGCTCGGCGCGGGCCGCGGCGACATCCGGATGGTCACCCTCGCCCCCGAACTGCACGGCGGGATCAAGGCCGTCCGGCAACTGGCCGAATCGGGCGTCATCGCCGCCATCGGACACACCGACGGCGTCGAAGACCAGATCATCCCCGCGATCGACGCGGGCGCCTCCGTCGCGACACACCTCTTCAACGCCATGCGGCCGCTCCACCACCGCGAGCCGGGCCCGATCGGCGCCCTCCTCGACGACGAGCGCATCACCGTCGAACTGATCTGCGACCTCGTCCACGTGCACCCGACCGTCCTGCGGCTGGCCGCGCACCACGCGGGCAAAGGCCGGACGGTGCTCATCACCGACGCCATGTCGGCCACCGACGCCGCCGACGGCAGTTACATCCTCGGCCGCCTCGAGGTCGACGTCCGCGACGGCGTCGCCACCCTGGCCGGGAACGGTTCGCTGGCGGGCAGCACGCTGACCATGGACGCGGCCTTCCGCAACCTCGTGCGCGGCGCGGGCATCGACCTGCTCGACGCCGTGCGCGCGACCTCCGGGCGCCCCGCCGAACTGCTCGGCATCGCCGACCGGACCGGCTCGCTGCGGGCCGGGCTCGCGGCCGACCTCGTCGTGCTCGACCGCGACCTGCGGCCGGTCAAGGTGCTTCGTCAGGGCAAGTGGGTCGAAGACGACGCTGCGGCTACATTGAGCAGCGCCATCGAAGGCGGTGTGTCGGTCAGCGACGGGTAG
- a CDS encoding DedA family protein, with protein MILAQNNVTTMGLLPEWLDPQHLLSGLTVPVITVLCLIIFIESSIFPVLPGDSLLFTAGLFIANGSIEAPLWLVCVLVTVAALLGNAVGYGLGWKVGPWLFRKPDSKFFNQKYVDQTHAFLEKHGPKAVVLARFVPFVRTFITWIAGIGKMDPKKYFTYTVIGGILWAAGITALGHLLGGVAFIRDNVDAIFILIVLVSVVPIVIEYLKARREKKHEAAAPAADMDATQQIPRVRD; from the coding sequence GTGATCCTGGCGCAGAACAACGTGACGACGATGGGCCTCCTGCCGGAGTGGCTGGACCCGCAGCACCTGCTGAGCGGGCTGACCGTCCCGGTCATCACCGTGCTCTGCCTGATCATCTTCATCGAGAGCAGCATCTTCCCGGTGCTGCCCGGTGACTCGCTCCTGTTCACCGCGGGCCTGTTCATCGCGAACGGTTCGATCGAGGCGCCGCTGTGGCTGGTGTGCGTCCTGGTCACCGTCGCCGCGCTGCTCGGCAACGCGGTCGGGTACGGCCTCGGCTGGAAGGTCGGCCCCTGGCTGTTCCGGAAGCCGGATTCGAAGTTCTTCAACCAGAAGTACGTGGACCAGACCCATGCCTTCCTGGAGAAGCACGGGCCGAAGGCGGTCGTGCTGGCGCGGTTCGTGCCGTTCGTGCGGACGTTCATCACCTGGATCGCCGGCATCGGCAAGATGGACCCGAAGAAGTACTTCACTTACACCGTCATCGGCGGCATCCTGTGGGCCGCCGGGATCACCGCGCTCGGCCACCTGCTCGGCGGCGTCGCGTTCATCCGCGACAACGTCGACGCGATCTTCATCCTGATCGTGCTGGTTTCGGTGGTGCCGATCGTGATCGAGTACCTGAAGGCGCGCCGCGAGAAGAAGCACGAAGCCGCCGCCCCGGCCGCGGACATGGACGCGACGCAGCAGATCCCGCGCGTCCGCGACTGA
- a CDS encoding ATP-binding protein gives MPYLPRLIDRNLVDVLAAFPAALIVGPRAVGKTTTARRVATEVVELDDPAQAAPFRADPTAALEALRRNGSGPLLLDEWQEVPEVLGAIKRAVDRGAGPGSFILTGSVRAPLNSASWPGTGRVITLDMHPMTVLEQRAATAPDNEFVSGLLSGQVTGFALPAEPPDLVGYLELAATGGYPAVLGLPGSARKLWLDSYVEQLVLRDVPELGEVRDPAALRRLLRALIESTGTLTADTELAAAADMNVKTVRRQERLLEDLRIVTSLPAWHTNRLSRLIKQRKRYTVDTGLVAAQLETDVRGLLRQGDLMGRMLETFVLAQLRPLLEVSERKVVAYHLRQQDGRREVDVLLEGADGRVAGLEIKASASPAKADARHLVWLRDQLADRFVAGLVLHTGKTIYQLDDRVSAVPIAALF, from the coding sequence ATGCCCTACCTGCCCCGGCTGATCGACCGCAACTTGGTCGATGTTCTCGCCGCTTTTCCGGCCGCCTTGATCGTTGGTCCCCGCGCGGTCGGCAAGACGACTACTGCGCGACGGGTCGCGACCGAAGTCGTCGAACTGGATGACCCCGCGCAGGCCGCGCCGTTCCGGGCCGATCCGACCGCCGCGCTAGAGGCGCTGCGGAGGAACGGTTCCGGGCCGTTGCTACTCGACGAATGGCAAGAGGTTCCAGAGGTGCTCGGCGCCATCAAACGCGCCGTTGATCGAGGCGCCGGTCCTGGCAGCTTCATTCTCACCGGCAGCGTCCGCGCACCTCTTAACTCGGCTTCGTGGCCTGGGACGGGTCGCGTGATCACCCTGGACATGCATCCGATGACCGTGCTGGAGCAGCGGGCGGCGACCGCACCGGACAACGAGTTCGTATCCGGTCTGCTGAGTGGGCAGGTCACTGGGTTCGCCTTGCCCGCTGAACCGCCCGATCTCGTCGGCTACCTAGAGCTGGCGGCGACCGGTGGCTACCCCGCGGTGCTCGGTCTTCCAGGATCGGCCAGGAAATTGTGGCTCGACAGCTATGTCGAACAGCTCGTTCTCCGCGATGTGCCCGAGCTCGGCGAAGTCCGGGACCCGGCGGCGTTGCGACGGCTGTTGCGCGCGCTGATCGAAAGCACCGGAACGCTCACCGCTGATACCGAGCTCGCCGCTGCCGCCGACATGAACGTGAAGACCGTCAGGCGTCAGGAACGTCTGCTCGAAGACCTGCGTATCGTCACGTCGCTGCCTGCCTGGCACACCAACCGATTGAGCCGGTTGATCAAGCAACGTAAGCGATACACGGTCGACACCGGTCTGGTCGCTGCGCAGCTCGAGACCGATGTCCGAGGGTTGCTCAGGCAGGGCGACTTGATGGGGCGGATGCTGGAAACCTTCGTGCTGGCACAACTTCGCCCGTTGCTGGAAGTCTCTGAGCGCAAGGTCGTCGCGTATCACCTCCGTCAGCAGGACGGCAGACGAGAAGTAGACGTGCTTTTGGAAGGCGCGGATGGACGTGTAGCCGGGTTGGAGATCAAGGCATCCGCGAGCCCGGCCAAGGCCGACGCCCGGCACTTGGTCTGGCTCCGTGACCAACTCGCCGACCGGTTCGTGGCCGGACTCGTGCTGCACACGGGCAAAACCATCTACCAGCTCGATGACCGGGTCAGCGCCGTCCCGATCGCCGCGCTCTTCTGA
- a CDS encoding MFS transporter — translation MAGRKQWWALAVLVLPVLLISVDMTVLGFALPFLSEDLAPTGAEQLWIVDIYSFMLAGLLVLMGTLGDRIGRRKLLLMGAAAFGAASVLAAFSTSAFMLIIARALLGVGGATLMPSTLSLIRSIFVDAKQRRIAIAVWSAGFSGGMALGPVLGGWLLEHFWWGSVFLINVPVMLVLLIVGPFVLPEARDPKPGRFDPLSALLSLAAMLPVVYGIKLVAEHGFTVKATVSVLIGLGLGVVFVRRQNSLDEPMLDLKLFSNRAFSGSVVTNMLGVFAMVGLLFLVPQYLQLVLGLSPVVAALWMLPATVAGIAGALLAAWLAKRIRVSLLVSGGLLVAAVGFLALTQVSSGGGLAYVVVAFTLLGGGVALSETLTNDLVISAAPAERAGAASAISETGFELGGALGTAILGSVATAVYRSGLPEGTAESARDTLGGAVATAHQLDPAAGQALLESAREAFTQGMHVTAWAGVAVLVYTGVQAFVLLDRKKIPQCGADPAYHEGMNNHALVTRLREQLGDAAVLTDTDVTDAYSRDMMPLAASGKPLAVVLPSDVEGVQAVVKACAEFEVPIVPRGAGSGLSGAANAIDGCVVLVLTKLDQIVEIDEGNRLAVVQPGVVNLDFRNAVEKHGLFYPPDPSSYDWCTIGGNLSTNAGGLCCVKYGVTTDSVLGLEVVLADGSVLKTGRRTVKGVAGYDLARLFVGSEGTLGVITQATVALKPLPQLPSTLVAAFNSTEAAGEAVARVVREGLVPSLMEIMDATSIKAAEAYLKTDLGTSSDCKALLLAQSDSGGEVARKELAVLEQICVDCGADLAYATEDLEEGKMLLQARRVVLTALEMYGVWLTDDVCVPRTRIAELIAGCERISEEVGLRIAVVGHAGDGNMHPTIVYAHDSEEEFARARVAFDAILDVALSLGGTVTGEHGIGRIKREWLAKEIGEVGIQVHRQIKRALDPGNLFNPGSMFSL, via the coding sequence ATGGCGGGGCGCAAGCAGTGGTGGGCGTTGGCGGTACTGGTGCTTCCGGTGCTGCTGATCAGCGTGGACATGACGGTGCTCGGGTTCGCGCTGCCGTTCCTGTCCGAAGATCTGGCGCCCACCGGTGCGGAGCAGTTGTGGATCGTCGACATCTACTCGTTCATGCTGGCGGGCCTGCTGGTCCTGATGGGCACGCTCGGCGACCGCATCGGCCGTCGCAAGCTGCTGCTCATGGGTGCCGCGGCGTTCGGTGCCGCGTCGGTGCTCGCGGCCTTCTCGACCAGCGCGTTCATGCTGATCATCGCCAGGGCGCTGCTCGGCGTCGGTGGTGCGACGCTGATGCCGTCGACGCTGTCGCTGATCCGCAGCATCTTCGTCGACGCCAAACAGCGGCGGATCGCGATCGCGGTGTGGAGCGCCGGGTTCTCCGGAGGGATGGCGCTCGGGCCGGTGCTCGGCGGCTGGCTGCTGGAGCACTTCTGGTGGGGCTCGGTGTTCCTCATCAACGTCCCGGTGATGCTGGTGCTGCTGATCGTCGGACCGTTCGTGCTGCCGGAGGCGCGCGACCCGAAGCCGGGCCGTTTCGACCCGCTGTCGGCGCTGCTGTCGCTGGCCGCGATGCTGCCGGTGGTCTACGGCATCAAGCTGGTCGCCGAACACGGCTTCACGGTGAAGGCCACCGTCAGCGTCCTGATCGGGCTCGGACTCGGCGTCGTGTTCGTGCGCAGGCAGAACAGCCTCGACGAGCCGATGCTCGATCTGAAGCTGTTCTCGAACCGGGCCTTCAGCGGCTCCGTCGTGACGAACATGCTCGGCGTGTTCGCCATGGTCGGCCTGCTGTTCCTGGTGCCGCAGTACCTGCAGCTGGTGCTCGGGCTGAGCCCGGTCGTCGCCGCGCTGTGGATGCTGCCGGCGACGGTCGCCGGTATCGCCGGCGCGCTCCTCGCGGCTTGGCTCGCGAAGCGGATCCGGGTGTCCTTGCTGGTCAGTGGCGGTCTCTTGGTCGCGGCGGTCGGCTTCCTCGCCTTGACCCAGGTGTCGTCCGGCGGCGGGCTCGCGTACGTCGTCGTGGCGTTCACGCTGCTCGGGGGCGGTGTCGCCTTGTCGGAGACGCTGACGAACGACCTGGTCATCTCGGCCGCTCCGGCCGAACGGGCGGGCGCCGCTTCGGCGATCTCCGAGACCGGGTTCGAGCTGGGCGGCGCGCTCGGCACGGCCATCCTCGGCAGTGTCGCGACCGCGGTCTACCGGTCCGGCCTGCCGGAGGGCACGGCCGAGTCGGCTCGGGACACGCTGGGCGGCGCGGTGGCGACCGCGCATCAACTCGACCCCGCCGCGGGACAGGCGCTTCTGGAATCGGCTCGCGAGGCCTTCACCCAGGGCATGCACGTCACCGCATGGGCAGGCGTGGCCGTGCTCGTCTATACAGGTGTTCAGGCCTTTGTCCTGCTAGATCGGAAAAAAATTCCGCAGTGCGGAGCTGATCCGGCTTACCATGAGGGCATGAACAACCATGCCCTGGTCACCCGCCTCCGCGAGCAGCTCGGCGACGCCGCGGTGCTCACCGACACCGATGTCACGGACGCCTACTCGCGCGACATGATGCCGCTGGCCGCCAGCGGCAAGCCGCTCGCGGTGGTCCTGCCGTCCGACGTGGAAGGTGTGCAGGCCGTGGTCAAGGCCTGCGCGGAGTTCGAGGTGCCGATCGTGCCCCGCGGCGCCGGCAGTGGTCTGTCCGGCGCCGCGAACGCGATCGACGGCTGTGTCGTGCTGGTGCTGACGAAGCTCGACCAGATCGTCGAGATCGACGAAGGCAACCGGCTCGCCGTCGTGCAGCCCGGCGTGGTGAACCTCGATTTCCGCAACGCGGTGGAGAAGCACGGCTTGTTCTATCCGCCAGACCCGTCCAGCTACGACTGGTGCACCATCGGCGGGAACCTGTCCACCAATGCCGGTGGACTCTGCTGCGTGAAGTACGGCGTCACCACGGATTCCGTGCTGGGACTGGAAGTCGTGCTCGCCGACGGCTCGGTGCTGAAGACCGGGCGCCGCACGGTGAAGGGCGTCGCGGGGTACGACCTCGCGCGGCTCTTCGTCGGCAGTGAGGGCACGCTCGGCGTGATCACGCAGGCGACCGTCGCGCTGAAACCGTTGCCGCAGTTGCCTTCCACGCTCGTCGCCGCCTTCAACAGCACGGAGGCCGCGGGCGAGGCCGTCGCGCGGGTCGTGCGCGAAGGTCTGGTGCCGTCGCTGATGGAGATCATGGACGCGACGTCCATCAAGGCCGCCGAGGCGTACCTCAAGACCGACCTCGGCACGAGTTCGGACTGCAAAGCCTTGCTGCTCGCGCAATCCGACTCCGGCGGCGAGGTCGCGCGGAAGGAACTCGCGGTGCTGGAACAGATCTGCGTCGACTGCGGCGCGGATCTGGCCTACGCCACCGAGGATCTCGAAGAGGGCAAGATGCTGCTGCAGGCGCGGCGGGTCGTGCTCACCGCGCTGGAGATGTACGGCGTCTGGCTGACCGACGACGTCTGCGTGCCGCGTACGCGGATCGCCGAACTGATCGCCGGCTGCGAGCGGATCAGCGAAGAGGTGGGGCTGCGGATCGCCGTCGTCGGCCACGCCGGTGACGGGAACATGCACCCGACGATCGTCTACGCACACGATTCCGAGGAGGAGTTCGCCCGCGCGCGGGTCGCCTTCGACGCGATCCTCGACGTGGCCCTGTCGCTGGGCGGGACGGTCACCGGCGAGCACGGCATCGGCCGCATCAAACGCGAGTGGCTGGCCAAGGAGATCGGCGAGGTCGGGATCCAGGTGCACCGCCAGATCAAGCGGGCGCTGGACCCGGGGAACCTCTTCAACCCGGGCTCGATGTTCTCCCTCTGA
- a CDS encoding TetR/AcrR family transcriptional regulator, translating into MAKPTAKERILDSYEEILIEQGPGGVTLDAVAAHAGVSKGGLLYHFGSKEALVDGLMERLATLSEADLEEARKAPEGVVSWYLRTAITDVTQQKALHRTTMATIRIMLNEPRVSEVVQVYNQKVHDLISEHVDDPLTAELVILVGDGLYLRAALGRDDASPLLDRLDEIKARIAR; encoded by the coding sequence ATGGCGAAGCCCACCGCGAAGGAACGCATCCTCGACTCGTACGAGGAGATCCTCATCGAGCAAGGTCCCGGCGGGGTCACCCTCGACGCCGTCGCCGCGCACGCCGGGGTGTCGAAGGGCGGCCTGCTCTACCACTTCGGCTCCAAGGAAGCGCTGGTCGACGGCCTGATGGAACGTCTCGCCACGCTGTCGGAAGCGGATCTCGAAGAGGCGCGGAAGGCGCCCGAAGGCGTCGTCTCCTGGTATCTGCGGACCGCGATCACCGATGTCACGCAGCAGAAGGCGCTGCACCGCACGACCATGGCGACGATCCGGATCATGCTCAACGAACCCCGGGTCTCCGAGGTCGTGCAGGTCTACAACCAGAAGGTCCACGACCTGATCAGCGAGCACGTCGACGACCCGCTGACCGCCGAACTGGTCATCCTGGTGGGCGACGGCCTCTATCTGCGGGCCGCGCTCGGCCGGGACGACGCGAGCCCCCTCCTCGACCGACTCGACGAGATCAAGGCCCGCATCGCCCGCTGA
- a CDS encoding PPOX class F420-dependent oxidoreductase has protein sequence MTDSALYAILARRNFGTLATIKRDGRPQLSTVNYLYDADAGAILISITAPRAKTKNLQRDPRATFHVSTESGDGYVVVEGTAVLTPTAASRNDATVDALVDHYRRARGEHPDWDEFRDAMVADQRVLLTIPIERVYGIQM, from the coding sequence ATGACCGACTCCGCGCTCTACGCGATCCTCGCCCGACGAAACTTCGGCACCCTCGCCACCATCAAGCGTGATGGGCGGCCCCAGCTGTCGACCGTCAACTACCTCTACGACGCGGACGCGGGCGCGATCCTGATCTCGATCACCGCGCCGCGGGCCAAGACCAAGAACCTCCAGCGCGACCCGCGGGCGACGTTCCACGTTTCGACCGAGAGTGGCGATGGCTACGTCGTCGTCGAGGGGACGGCGGTGCTCACGCCGACTGCCGCTTCGCGTAACGACGCGACCGTCGACGCGCTCGTGGACCACTACCGGCGAGCGCGGGGCGAGCATCCGGACTGGGACGAGTTCCGCGACGCCATGGTCGCCGACCAGCGGGTGCTGCTGACCATCCCGATCGAGCGCGTCTACGGGATCCAGATGTAA
- a CDS encoding MarR family winged helix-turn-helix transcriptional regulator, with the protein MTPTTPGTRSKSDLDLADTLGHELVRLVRLVNRAKSQVSKQGPDGIERAAYAILFCLIHVGPQRTSKLAEFLHSEISTISRQSSSLVQHGLVERLADPEDGRACLLAPTAEGLRVFEENRKQRNQWLAEVLGDWSDDDRKTLNSLFHRLNDDLEKTSPQFADPASASKAKGA; encoded by the coding sequence ATGACACCCACGACACCCGGCACCAGGTCGAAGTCCGACCTCGATCTGGCCGACACCCTCGGGCATGAGCTCGTGCGGCTCGTGCGCCTGGTCAACCGGGCCAAGTCCCAGGTGTCCAAGCAGGGACCGGACGGCATCGAGCGGGCCGCGTACGCGATCCTCTTCTGCCTCATCCACGTCGGCCCTCAGCGGACCAGCAAACTCGCCGAGTTCCTGCACTCCGAGATCTCGACCATCAGCAGGCAGTCGAGTTCCCTCGTCCAGCACGGACTGGTCGAACGCCTGGCCGACCCCGAAGACGGCCGCGCCTGCCTGCTCGCACCGACCGCCGAAGGGCTCCGGGTGTTCGAGGAGAACCGCAAGCAGCGGAACCAGTGGCTCGCCGAGGTGCTCGGCGACTGGTCCGACGACGACCGGAAGACCCTCAACTCGCTGTTCCACCGGCTGAACGACGACCTCGAAAAAACATCTCCACAGTTCGCCGACCCCGCGTCGGCGTCGAAGGCCAAGGGGGCCTGA